TTCGCGCTGAGATTCAGCCCGGCGATCTGATCGTCAACTGCGCGGCGATCCGCCACGACGGCACAAGCGACCTGTACGCGCCGGCGGCCTATCCCGCAGCGGCCAGCTACGACGTGACTGCCGCGCTAATTGAGGCGTGCGACCGGCTCGGTTACCGCTGTCACGTGGGCGTCACCTGCTCCACCGCGTCGTTTTACGCCGGACAGGCCCGCCCGGGATTCGGCGGGTTCAAGACGAGCTCCACCGAACACCTGATTTCCGACCTGACGGCCATGGGCGTGCTGAACTTCGAGATGGAGGCGGCCACCCTGTTCACCCTCTGCTCGCTTTTCGGCCTCCGAAGCGGCTGCGTCTGCACGGCCATCGCCAACCGGGTAACCGGCCAACTGATCGAAACGGGCATTGAAAAAAGCGTCGCC
This is a stretch of genomic DNA from Jonquetella anthropi DSM 22815. It encodes these proteins:
- a CDS encoding nucleoside phosphorylase, which produces MSWKSDSERPEQEGCQFHIRVKPGDAAPYAVLPGDPARTDLIAQGWDDARLVANNREHRTFTGTLRGVPVTACSTGVGGPSASNAIEELARLGTHTFIRVGTCGALRAEIQPGDLIVNCAAIRHDGTSDLYAPAAYPAAASYDVTAALIEACDRLGYRCHVGVTCSTASFYAGQARPGFGGFKTSSTEHLISDLTAMGVLNFEMEAATLFTLCSLFGLRSGCVCTAIANRVTGQLIETGIEKSVAAANEALLILAGRDEICRRENKPYWHGGLR